A single window of Hymenobacter sp. APR13 DNA harbors:
- a CDS encoding AraC family transcriptional regulator — translation MKLQFEPIHPTADSSFTLLHYTQVQSAGLLWHYHPEYELVYIPQGSGRRHIGQHISRFEEGELVLIGPDLPHLTFSYGLPAGTPFEEIVVQLRSDFLGPEFWQHPELADIRQLLARSHEGLSFGGMTRAAAGDLLRELLHAPPFARLLLLLQVLQRLAQAAPTDYTPLHAGAGSQALSGKEQQRLSRVYQFVEQHYFRASLSVQQVAEVAHLSVPAFCRYFKKMTRLTLTEFLQEYRVGQACRSLIDEELSVTEVCYASGFNNLSHFNKTFRRYTGYSPTEYRKQRAAA, via the coding sequence ATGAAACTGCAGTTTGAGCCTATCCACCCGACCGCCGACAGCTCTTTCACGCTGCTGCACTACACCCAGGTGCAAAGCGCCGGCCTGCTCTGGCACTACCACCCCGAGTACGAGCTGGTGTACATTCCGCAGGGCAGCGGGCGGCGGCACATCGGGCAGCACATTTCGCGCTTCGAGGAAGGCGAGCTGGTACTCATCGGCCCCGACCTGCCGCACCTCACCTTCAGCTACGGGCTGCCGGCCGGCACGCCATTCGAGGAAATAGTGGTGCAGCTGCGCTCCGACTTCCTGGGGCCGGAGTTCTGGCAGCACCCCGAGCTGGCCGATATCCGGCAGCTGCTGGCCCGCTCGCACGAGGGCCTGTCATTTGGGGGCATGACCCGCGCGGCGGCCGGCGACCTGCTGCGCGAGCTGCTGCACGCGCCGCCTTTCGCGCGCCTGCTTCTGCTGCTGCAGGTGCTGCAGCGCCTGGCCCAGGCCGCCCCCACCGACTACACGCCGCTGCACGCTGGCGCCGGCAGCCAGGCCCTGAGCGGCAAGGAGCAGCAGCGCCTGAGCCGGGTGTACCAGTTTGTGGAGCAGCACTATTTCCGGGCCAGCCTCTCGGTGCAGCAAGTAGCGGAAGTGGCGCATTTGTCGGTGCCGGCTTTCTGCCGCTACTTCAAGAAGATGACGCGCCTCACGCTCACTGAGTTTCTGCAGGAATACCGCGTGGGCCAGGCCTGCCGCAGCCTTATTGACGAGGAGCTGTCGGTGACGGAGGTGTGCTACGCCAGTGGCTTCAATAACCTGTCGCACTTCAACAAAACCTTCCGGCGCTACACCGGCTACAGTCCCACCGAATACCGCAAGCAGCGCGCGGCGGCGTAA
- a CDS encoding DinB family protein: MAEPLARLQHLLDLLNRHFPDYDELELSRPLQPGGWSRRQILGHLLDSATNNYRRFVLCQLEPEPFHMTSYQQDGWVACGAYQAPPATELLQLWTLYNRQLARLLDQLTPAALQHRCEFENGYNVTLGWVVEDYVVHMEHHIRQIIG, encoded by the coding sequence TTGGCAGAGCCGCTAGCCCGGCTGCAGCACTTGCTGGACCTGCTCAACCGCCATTTTCCCGACTACGACGAGCTGGAGCTGAGCCGTCCTCTGCAGCCCGGCGGCTGGTCGCGGCGGCAGATTCTGGGGCATCTTCTCGACTCAGCTACCAACAATTACCGCCGCTTCGTGCTGTGCCAACTGGAGCCTGAGCCTTTCCATATGACATCGTATCAGCAGGATGGGTGGGTAGCCTGCGGCGCCTACCAAGCGCCCCCCGCCACCGAGTTGCTGCAGCTCTGGACTCTGTATAACCGGCAGCTCGCCCGGCTGCTGGACCAGCTCACGCCCGCGGCCCTGCAGCACCGCTGCGAGTTTGAAAACGGCTATAATGTAACGCTGGGCTGGGTGGTGGAAGATTACGTGGTACACATGGAACACCATATCCGGCAGATTATCGGCTGA
- a CDS encoding outer membrane beta-barrel protein, which yields MKNASASLLLVAALAAVPAVATAQTAPASAGQRAAAALRGTVADSLSRQALPFATVVLQPAVTAPVLSTISDEHGAFHFEAVPAGRYQLLVRYIGYKTAAPLVVEVSGGQPVVLAPVLLAATGQSLKGVTVTAYKPFIEQRADKLVLNVAESPIAQGGTAAEVLSRAPGVIEQGGRYQVRGKTALVLLDGKVTNLSGNDLADLLASLPSNTLDKVEVVANPSAKYDANGGAVINILTKKNSAFGTNGSVIVGAGAGRFARYNSGFTLNYRRDKLSVFGGLDYQRNKQYRRFDSNRVLNQETRINEQSYSVTERSAQTARINVDYDLTKRSSVGLQIRSLTSARATDGNTNSVVAGLTGPPTATNDLQTTGTARGFNHTISLYYRTVLDSAGSELKLNADYLRFNKRFDEQYRNAGYDLQSEEATASALRTYSPASNSVASFTADYTRTLGKATALEAGLKSLRTITDNDIHWENLAEGGTWRNDERRTNHFVYREYINAAYASVRRPLGQKVGMQLGVRAEHTRSEGESLTLGQVNKRDYFNLFPNVSLDYAASDKQQWNFSYQRKIDRFRFDIVNPFLTYLSPYLYYQGNPAIRPSFSHNFSVSHSYDNAVATSVSYGHHTNVLASVFRREPATNILVQSDANLNRGTSLDANVSLTKQMYGGVLTMANFVGATYVRFYSPTMPWLNQSSVGVMASSNTTVNLSHGMRVELNLFYRTPLTYGAYSFKAQYNGSIAVSKPVLKEKGTLTLTVLDPLNLQNSRYTTRAEGVQAYSLDKAETRSVRLNFSYRFGNQKVKIIKTRRTGIEGEKNRLEN from the coding sequence ATGAAAAACGCTTCCGCCTCCCTGCTCCTCGTTGCTGCGCTGGCCGCCGTACCCGCCGTAGCTACCGCCCAAACCGCCCCGGCATCGGCCGGCCAGCGTGCCGCTGCCGCCCTACGCGGCACCGTCGCCGACAGCCTCTCGCGGCAAGCGCTGCCCTTTGCTACGGTGGTACTGCAGCCCGCCGTGACGGCCCCGGTGCTCAGCACCATCAGCGACGAGCACGGTGCGTTTCATTTTGAGGCCGTGCCGGCCGGCCGCTACCAGCTGCTGGTGCGTTACATCGGCTACAAGACGGCGGCGCCGCTGGTTGTGGAAGTAAGCGGGGGCCAACCTGTAGTGCTGGCGCCGGTGCTGCTGGCCGCCACCGGGCAGAGCCTGAAAGGTGTGACCGTAACGGCCTACAAGCCGTTCATAGAGCAGCGCGCCGACAAGCTGGTGCTGAACGTGGCCGAAAGCCCTATTGCCCAGGGCGGTACTGCCGCCGAAGTGTTGTCGCGCGCGCCAGGGGTAATTGAGCAGGGTGGCCGCTACCAGGTGCGGGGCAAAACGGCCCTGGTGCTCCTCGACGGCAAGGTGACCAACCTCAGCGGCAACGACCTGGCCGACCTGCTCGCCTCGCTGCCCAGCAACACTCTCGACAAGGTGGAAGTGGTGGCCAATCCCTCGGCTAAGTACGACGCCAACGGCGGGGCCGTCATCAACATCCTCACCAAGAAAAACAGCGCCTTCGGAACCAACGGCAGCGTGATTGTCGGCGCCGGTGCCGGCCGCTTTGCCCGCTACAACAGCGGCTTCACCCTGAACTACCGCCGCGACAAGCTGAGCGTGTTCGGGGGCCTCGACTACCAGCGCAACAAACAGTATCGGCGCTTCGACAGCAACCGCGTGCTAAACCAGGAAACGCGCATCAACGAACAGAGCTACAGTGTAACCGAGCGTAGCGCCCAAACGGCGCGCATCAATGTGGACTACGACCTGACCAAGCGCAGCTCGGTGGGTTTGCAGATTCGCAGCTTAACCAGCGCCCGCGCAACGGACGGCAACACCAACTCCGTGGTGGCGGGCCTGACCGGGCCGCCCACCGCCACCAACGACCTGCAAACCACCGGCACTGCCCGGGGCTTCAACCACACCATCAGCCTCTATTACCGCACCGTGCTGGACTCGGCCGGTAGCGAGCTGAAGCTCAACGCCGACTATCTCCGCTTCAACAAGCGCTTCGACGAGCAGTACCGCAACGCCGGCTACGACCTGCAAAGCGAGGAGGCCACGGCCAGTGCGCTGCGTACCTACTCGCCGGCCAGCAACTCGGTGGCTTCCTTTACTGCCGACTACACGCGCACCCTGGGCAAAGCCACGGCGCTGGAAGCAGGCCTGAAATCCCTGCGCACCATCACCGACAACGACATCCACTGGGAAAACCTGGCCGAGGGCGGAACCTGGCGCAACGACGAGCGGCGCACCAACCACTTCGTGTACCGCGAGTACATCAACGCCGCCTACGCCTCGGTGCGCCGGCCGCTGGGCCAGAAAGTGGGCATGCAGCTAGGCGTGCGGGCCGAGCACACGCGCAGCGAGGGCGAATCGTTGACGCTCGGCCAGGTGAATAAGCGCGACTACTTCAACCTGTTCCCGAACGTGTCGCTGGACTACGCGGCATCGGACAAGCAACAGTGGAATTTCAGCTACCAGCGCAAGATTGACCGGTTCCGCTTCGACATCGTCAACCCCTTCCTGACCTACCTCAGCCCCTACCTCTACTACCAGGGCAACCCCGCCATCCGGCCCTCGTTTTCGCACAACTTCTCCGTTTCGCACAGCTACGACAACGCGGTAGCTACCTCCGTGAGCTATGGCCACCACACCAACGTGCTGGCCAGCGTATTCCGCCGCGAACCGGCCACCAACATCCTCGTGCAGTCCGACGCGAACCTGAACCGGGGCACCAGCCTGGATGCCAACGTGAGCCTGACCAAGCAGATGTACGGCGGGGTGCTGACCATGGCAAACTTTGTGGGCGCCACCTACGTGCGGTTCTACTCGCCCACCATGCCCTGGCTGAACCAGTCGAGTGTGGGCGTAATGGCCAGCAGCAACACCACCGTGAATCTATCCCATGGCATGCGGGTCGAGCTGAATCTGTTCTACCGCACGCCTCTCACCTACGGCGCCTACTCGTTCAAAGCCCAGTATAACGGCAGCATTGCGGTATCAAAGCCGGTGTTGAAGGAAAAGGGTACGCTCACGCTCACCGTCCTCGACCCGCTGAACCTGCAGAACAGCCGCTACACCACGCGGGCCGAAGGTGTGCAGGCGTACAGCCTCGATAAGGCCGAAACCCGCTCCGTGCGGCTGAACTTCAGCTACCGCTTCGGCAACCAGAAAGTGAAAATTATCAAAACGCGCCGCACCGGTATCGAGGGCGAAAAGAATCGTCTGGAAAATTAG
- a CDS encoding erythromycin esterase family protein, with protein MKTIFRSLLAAALLATTATGASAQTAPATAAADTARITLDASMVKAVNTQSYALFRQTVQPLIKQMRGKKVVALGEGTHGTAEFYKLRFWLTRILMEDEGFNQVALENTYADCYRLNEAMHSATIDDLKPLMKKHLLSIWQNRETEEMLNWMHTYNTSHLRKVELTGIDAMFGTTAAEVLREQLVRLSPEISALTEQLVQRAQYQDKVWVDLNDRSIPFKRPEMLANGWAGYEATEKLEKALANVKLTRRQRPVVAGALQNLHHYFDTFYQPKVNKRESSRDSLMAEMTRLLVRDKGSKVIVWAHDAHVSRRLAVPGDNNGGGTGKFLERMFPGQYFVLGTTTATGTVAATTHRFISPLSPMAAYPLEAPVAGSWEASMQALTPAVFYLNASQLQAQDVRRGHRLVGYSPDSGKDSYFPFKLSEAYDALLFVRTTTAATPL; from the coding sequence ATGAAAACCATCTTCCGCTCCCTGCTCGCAGCCGCTTTGCTCGCTACTACCGCCACTGGTGCCTCGGCCCAAACCGCTCCGGCCACTGCCGCTGCCGACACGGCCCGCATCACGCTTGATGCCTCCATGGTGAAGGCCGTGAACACCCAGAGCTACGCGCTGTTTCGCCAGACTGTGCAGCCGCTCATCAAGCAGATGCGGGGCAAAAAGGTGGTGGCGCTGGGCGAAGGCACCCACGGCACTGCCGAGTTTTACAAGCTGCGCTTCTGGCTCACCCGCATCCTGATGGAGGATGAAGGCTTCAACCAAGTGGCCCTCGAAAACACCTACGCCGACTGCTACCGCCTCAACGAGGCCATGCACTCCGCCACCATCGACGACCTGAAGCCGCTGATGAAAAAGCACCTGCTCAGCATCTGGCAAAACCGCGAAACCGAGGAAATGCTGAACTGGATGCATACTTACAACACGTCCCACCTGCGCAAAGTGGAGCTGACGGGCATCGACGCCATGTTCGGAACCACCGCCGCCGAGGTGCTGCGCGAACAGCTGGTGCGCCTCTCGCCCGAAATCAGCGCCCTCACCGAGCAGCTGGTGCAGCGCGCCCAGTACCAGGACAAAGTTTGGGTGGACCTCAACGACCGGAGCATCCCGTTCAAGCGTCCCGAAATGCTGGCCAATGGCTGGGCCGGCTACGAAGCCACCGAAAAGCTGGAAAAAGCCCTGGCCAACGTAAAGCTGACGCGCCGCCAACGCCCGGTAGTGGCCGGTGCCCTCCAGAACCTGCACCACTACTTCGACACCTTCTACCAGCCCAAAGTCAACAAGCGCGAGTCGTCGCGCGACAGCCTGATGGCTGAAATGACTCGGTTACTGGTGCGCGACAAAGGCAGCAAAGTCATTGTGTGGGCGCACGATGCGCACGTATCGCGCCGCCTGGCCGTGCCCGGCGACAACAACGGCGGCGGCACCGGCAAGTTTCTGGAGCGCATGTTTCCCGGCCAGTACTTCGTGCTGGGCACCACCACGGCCACCGGCACGGTAGCGGCCACCACGCACCGCTTCATCTCGCCGCTCAGTCCCATGGCCGCTTACCCCCTCGAAGCGCCCGTAGCGGGTTCGTGGGAAGCCAGCATGCAGGCGCTTACTCCCGCCGTGTTCTACCTGAACGCCTCTCAGCTGCAGGCGCAGGATGTGCGCCGGGGCCATCGCCTAGTGGGCTACAGCCCCGACAGCGGCAAGGACTCCTACTTCCCCTTCAAGCTTTCCGAAGCCTACGACGCCCTACTGTTCGTGCGCACCACCACGGCCGCCACACCTCTATAG
- the bla gene encoding subclass B1 metallo-beta-lactamase gives MNWALASPPPRPRPAALHLQVRRVAPNVFVHTSYHRYAGKTEPVASNGLIVSTSKGALLIDTAWDPEQTLELLRWVADSLHQRVRLVVVSGAQEARLGGLAVLQANHIKVYSTPLTAKRAGRLPFGAPTPAIKPYTLIRAGRTKLELFFPGPGHSPDNLVAWLPKQRVLFGGDLVQDATAQLLSSTAETNLKQWPATLRKLQARYPQAEVLVPGRGQWGSPDLLAHTLHLLRNAPRKPQTALNGR, from the coding sequence TTGAATTGGGCTCTAGCCAGCCCGCCGCCCCGCCCCCGGCCGGCTGCCCTGCATCTGCAGGTGCGGCGCGTGGCCCCCAACGTATTCGTGCATACCTCCTACCACCGCTACGCCGGCAAAACCGAGCCCGTGGCATCGAATGGTCTGATTGTGAGCACCAGCAAAGGCGCGCTGCTCATCGATACGGCCTGGGACCCGGAGCAGACGCTGGAGCTGCTGCGCTGGGTGGCCGACAGCCTGCACCAGCGGGTGCGGCTGGTGGTGGTATCGGGGGCGCAGGAGGCGCGGCTGGGCGGGCTAGCCGTGCTGCAGGCTAACCATATTAAGGTGTACAGCACACCGCTCACGGCCAAGCGGGCCGGGCGGCTGCCCTTTGGCGCGCCTACGCCGGCCATCAAGCCCTACACACTGATCCGGGCGGGCCGCACGAAGCTGGAGCTGTTTTTCCCCGGCCCCGGCCACAGCCCCGACAACCTGGTGGCGTGGCTGCCCAAGCAGCGGGTGCTTTTCGGCGGCGACTTGGTGCAGGACGCCACGGCGCAGCTGCTGAGCAGCACGGCCGAAACCAACCTGAAACAGTGGCCCGCCACGCTCCGCAAGCTACAGGCCCGCTATCCGCAAGCCGAAGTGCTGGTGCCCGGCCGCGGCCAATGGGGCAGCCCCGATCTGCTGGCCCACACCCTGCACCTGCTGCGCAACGCCCCACGCAAACCCCAGACGGCGCTTAATGGCCGGTAG